A window from Thiosulfatimonas sediminis encodes these proteins:
- a CDS encoding restriction endonuclease-like protein, whose translation MPELIRLQTPDFEFSVWANDISQRTKVYQNTVANRASTNDEQPSYELRFAPAAELSNAIETQGLVADGLDKSALAESGLVENGSAQHAELALHSPLFFENTQYQFEWVFFSEVSNARLTHRSQSVNEAFRFAPEVKTTRGVVPARLIGTINTGNDVGWLRLPLTFELNGKTQTQQIAFEVLLTKMALHQDLPAMYQAIDKVYPLWRFSLVEKTEQDAATSQQRGHFPLMWLANFAALRARFEQGLKVITQAPHSRLQPMVANIKAAKLKGRLPHKLAEQVKQDFANGQYDKRYAVEKKQLSVDTPENRFIKMAVSKSKRQLAEFEQKLRQSNQAPERQRLSDSFLNELHSWQQPLQKVLGQSFLKEVGGYTGLSRESLVLQQKTGYSAVYRVWQELKFYLDVFGNQSSISMKSVAEIYEVWCFLCLKQILEQDLGFKLVENNATKLAQNDFFEYQLKDGFAGAFCFDRDDGVTARLAHEPKFTKKGKSIRSYLVSQEPDIVLEVTLPSSSEAGSFEKKQFIWLFDAKYRIKTDKSRFDDNSEDIESTDYVPDDAINQMHRYRDALIRLSESHPNSTNDRPSKKSRPVFGAFALYPGFFDQATKPNPYATAIEEIGIGAFALLPSQTGSSQTEQAYSGHQWLLEFLQAQIGAAPNTQTGQGNAMYPAAGMADRLYVQDAARIPYYGMRQVLYPDLTMTVALGGQRGRDHGYFEKFERGTAQWYHLPQSTFVQKFKQHIAEEIRYLALASTSDTQSSTKQIDRLWPVKRVTLLQRYTITEDQAGKTSGSSELYYLFELGKPLTLQTPVTKVPHRPMKNSMKLTTLTRLESVTKFAELENVYAEAMV comes from the coding sequence ATGCCAGAGTTAATACGATTACAAACTCCTGACTTTGAGTTTTCGGTCTGGGCAAATGATATTAGCCAACGAACCAAGGTTTACCAAAATACTGTCGCGAACAGGGCAAGCACTAATGATGAACAACCTAGCTACGAATTGCGCTTTGCGCCTGCGGCTGAACTGAGCAACGCTATTGAAACGCAAGGGCTAGTTGCAGATGGTTTAGACAAAAGTGCGTTAGCTGAAAGTGGCCTTGTTGAAAATGGTTCAGCTCAACACGCTGAGCTGGCATTACATTCTCCACTGTTTTTTGAAAATACCCAGTACCAGTTTGAGTGGGTCTTTTTTAGTGAAGTGTCTAACGCGCGCTTAACCCATCGCAGCCAAAGTGTGAATGAGGCGTTTCGTTTTGCCCCTGAAGTAAAAACCACAAGGGGCGTGGTGCCTGCACGTTTAATCGGCACCATTAATACTGGCAATGATGTGGGGTGGTTACGTTTGCCACTCACTTTTGAACTGAATGGTAAAACACAGACACAGCAGATAGCCTTTGAAGTATTGCTAACCAAAATGGCCCTGCATCAAGACTTGCCTGCCATGTACCAAGCCATTGATAAAGTCTACCCACTTTGGCGCTTTAGTTTGGTAGAAAAAACCGAGCAGGACGCAGCGACCAGCCAGCAACGCGGGCATTTTCCACTGATGTGGTTGGCTAATTTTGCTGCGTTAAGAGCGCGCTTTGAACAAGGTTTAAAAGTCATCACCCAAGCGCCTCACAGCCGCTTGCAACCAATGGTGGCTAATATTAAGGCCGCTAAGCTAAAAGGTCGCCTGCCACATAAGTTAGCCGAGCAAGTAAAGCAAGATTTTGCTAATGGTCAGTACGATAAACGCTACGCGGTCGAAAAAAAGCAACTGAGTGTCGATACCCCAGAAAACCGTTTTATCAAAATGGCGGTGAGTAAAAGTAAGCGACAGTTAGCTGAGTTTGAACAAAAGCTCAGGCAAAGTAACCAAGCGCCAGAGCGGCAACGGTTGTCTGATTCATTTTTAAATGAACTGCATAGTTGGCAACAACCGCTGCAAAAAGTGTTAGGCCAAAGTTTTTTAAAAGAGGTTGGTGGTTACACAGGCTTAAGCCGTGAGTCGTTAGTGCTCCAGCAAAAAACCGGTTACAGCGCGGTGTATCGTGTTTGGCAGGAGCTGAAATTTTATTTAGATGTGTTTGGCAATCAGTCGAGCATTTCAATGAAGTCAGTGGCCGAGATTTATGAAGTGTGGTGCTTTTTGTGTTTGAAACAGATTTTAGAGCAGGATCTCGGCTTTAAGTTGGTGGAAAACAATGCGACAAAGCTCGCTCAAAATGACTTTTTTGAGTACCAACTAAAAGATGGTTTTGCCGGTGCCTTTTGCTTTGATCGCGACGATGGTGTGACAGCTAGGCTGGCACACGAGCCTAAATTTACCAAAAAGGGAAAATCAATCCGCTCGTACTTGGTGAGCCAAGAGCCGGATATTGTGTTGGAAGTGACACTGCCTTCAAGCTCAGAAGCAGGTTCGTTCGAAAAGAAGCAGTTTATTTGGCTGTTTGATGCCAAATACCGCATTAAAACCGATAAAAGCCGCTTTGATGATAACAGCGAAGATATTGAAAGTACGGATTACGTACCAGACGATGCCATTAACCAAATGCACCGTTATCGTGATGCGTTAATCCGCTTGTCAGAATCGCATCCCAATTCAACGAATGACCGACCTAGTAAGAAAAGCCGTCCTGTTTTTGGTGCTTTTGCTTTATACCCTGGTTTTTTTGACCAAGCCACAAAACCAAACCCCTACGCAACCGCGATAGAAGAAATTGGCATTGGCGCATTCGCCCTATTACCTAGTCAAACTGGGTCTAGCCAGACTGAGCAAGCTTATTCTGGTCACCAGTGGTTGTTGGAGTTCTTGCAGGCCCAAATTGGCGCAGCGCCGAATACACAAACAGGGCAAGGCAATGCTATGTATCCAGCTGCCGGCATGGCGGATAGACTCTATGTACAGGATGCTGCACGTATACCCTATTACGGCATGCGCCAAGTGCTGTATCCAGATTTGACCATGACAGTTGCGTTGGGAGGGCAACGTGGCCGTGATCATGGCTATTTTGAAAAATTTGAGCGAGGTACAGCACAGTGGTATCACCTGCCGCAAAGTACGTTTGTGCAAAAATTTAAGCAACATATTGCCGAGGAAATTCGTTATTTAGCGTTGGCGTCTACCTCAGACACTCAAAGTTCAACCAAGCAAATTGACCGGCTTTGGCCGGTTAAACGGGTAACGTTGTTACAACGCTACACCATCACCGAAGATCAAGCCGGTAAGACATCAGGCTCTAGCGAGTTGTATTATTTATTTGAGCTAGGCAAGCCTTTGACCCTGCAAACACCGGTAACCAAGGTGCCGCATCGCCCAATGAAAAACTCGATGAAACTCACGACATTAACTCGCCTAGAGAGTGTCACTAAGTTTGCCGAACTCGAAAACGTCTACGCAGAGGCGATGGTGTGA